GTCCGTTTAACCAgaatcccccccccacctccattccTGATCACGTTTCTCATCCTCCACCATCCCCCAGGCGATGCCTGATCACCCTGGCCTGTCTTTGGTACAGAATCCTGTTGGGTCTGTTTAGCCAGCATCCCCCATACCCGCGATGCTTCCTCTTAGTCCTTTTCCACCCACTGACCTGCACCCTGCTCCTTGGCCACAAGTTCCCACGTGCCCATGCTGTATTCGGAGCTGAGCCCCAtctgtctccccccgcccccaccccgggaaaTCCCATTGCAGGGGTGCCTAGACCTGTCGTGATGCTTCTGAATAAGGGCTGCCTTTCCATCTTTGTAACAGGCTGTGGGAGGGGCCTTGAGTCACATGATCTCCCAGAGCTACAGCATCCCCAAGGGATTTGCTGTAATGGGACTCGGGGCCTGATCACGGGAAAGACACATCAAGTCTCAGGGCAGGCGATGGAGGGTTAACCAGAGGTGAGGCCAACAAACAACGTGTCCTCACCTTCACGTGCTCCCTGAGGTCCCTGTTCTCTGGCCGGTGCCTCTAACTAGCtgcagcaggggagaggtggcAAAATCTAGAGCTAGCCCTCGATGGGTATGGCACACACCAGTTTGCTAGTTGTAAATTAGCTCAATTACCTTGCAATTAACTGAACTCTCTTCTTCCACGAGCATATCTTAGGCTGGCCATGAGTTTTCTCAGCGTGTGCATCTAGGTCAGGCGGCTGCAGGGGAGGGCAGCCATCGGAGTCCTTATAATCAGCCAGTGTGCTCATTAACGCGCTTGGAAGGCTCCAAGGACAGTGTGCACTCAGAGCAATTGTTTTTTAAACCCCCCATCTTGTGGCAAGACCAGGCAATTAGGGGGCGCAAGTGAAGGGGATGGCTGAACCACAACCGCGCTAAGCGCTGCCAGGCCAACTGACGCACGCTCGGATACACGCGCGGCCAGGCTGAGAACCTCGAGCAGTGCACCTGTGGCCAGGAGGCCTCGGGGTTCACGTGATGACGGGTAAGGAGCAGGCCACAACCTCCGTCTTGGGCCGTGGTGGCTCTAGAGGTGACGCGAGTGTGCGCGTACGCTGCGGCACACACACAACTCACACGAAACTGGCCGCTTCACTCGGATGGAGGACCGTTTCGCTTGTCCGTCCAGCCAGATATACCACGGAGCACGCGTCTCTGCAGCACCGAGAAGGGATGGCCAACTTCTCCCACTGAGCTTCGGTCTTGATttcgcctgactcttgatttcgcctcaggtcatgatttcacaaatttgtgagatcgagtcccgtgtcgttgggctctgtgctgtcagagcagaggctgcttgggattttctctctctctgtctctctctctctctgtctcgctctctcaaaataaataaataaacatttaaagaaagaaagaaagaaaggaaagaaggaaggaaggaaagaaggaaggaagaagaaagaaagaaagaaagaaagaaagaaagaaagaaagaaagaaagaaagaaagagaaagaaagaaaactatgctTTGGCCGTCCAGTCTGGTACTTAGCCTAATTTcgggcaggtggggggtgggaaaaaGAGACACGGGGAGGATGTGTAAAAGAGTTAAGAGACTAAACTTGATTTCAAGCCCCCTTGAGGCGCTCCCCAAGTATCCGTTTGCCCAAAGATGGTTGATATGCAAGTAGAAAAGTATTCTTGTCTGTCCCTGAACCAGGGTCATCTTTCAGGAGCTCTGAGTGAAAAAGGCTTTAGTCCTCTTTCAATACAATGTATCTACTGTTCATGTAATTGTCATAATTGCCATTGGTTAAAATccacattgattttattttattttttaatttttaaaaaatctttatttatttttgagggagagagagagagacagagcacgagcaagggaggggcagagagagagggagacacagaacccgaagcaggctccaggctgcgagccgtcagcacagagcccgacgcggggctcgaacccacgaacagtgagatcatgacctgagctgaagtgggacgtttaactgaccgagccacccaggcgccccaacccacgTTGATTTCATAGTTGTGTGAAATTCGGGACTTTCGCCGATCTgtcttgtcttcttttcctttgtgaggCTTTTCCATGAACCCCTATTATCGCCACGTCTCACACAAACGTCAAGAGACTCTTTTCAAAACCTGTCCCAAAAGGCCGGCACACCTCAAGGCAACAACGTTAGTGGAAAACAAGGGCCCATCCGCGATCTACGACCCGCACACCTCACCCCAAAGCCATCCTTAGGACCTTGGCGGTGGTCTCACAGGGAGGGTGATCGCGGAAGTGCGCTGCCATCAGCCGGGACAACAGTCCCCGGCTCCATCACATGCAAAGCACCTTTCCCAACAAATAGTTTAATCCTGAAGTGCAATTCACAGACAATACGACTTGCCTACCGCATCGTGTGTAAAAACGCCCTTCCTGTGACACACGGGGAAGTAACAAGTTAAAGACTTAAGTGTCAGGAAGGCATGCCAGGTGCACGTCTGACGACCGTCAGGCAGGAGATCAGTGGCAGATTCAAGGAAGGAGGACATCTGACGCCTGCACCAGATTAGATTCGGCGAGCCTCCACGTAGGCAGGCAGGAGCTACGGACGCGGACTCgcggttgggggttgggggtggggggtggggggcggggtgtgccACAGCGGCGACGGGCACCGGGAGCAGCCCTGCCGTTCCCGACGGGAGACGCAGAAACCGTGCACAATTCTGGGTGAGGCGCTGGCCAAGAAGAGAAGCGCACAGCTTGCGCCGCTTCCCCGACAGCCGCATTCCTGCGCGAATTGGCGTGGACTCGAACCGTGGCAGAAAGTAGGTTATTTGTCGGGCCGTTGCTTCTGCTTCGGTGGCGTGCTTTCCGCGTTACGGGGAAAGGAAAGGTCCGGCCCTGCGGCAGCAGCGGAAGTGCAGGCTGCGGGGCCTCGTGGCCCGGAGGCGCAGGCAACAATAGGATGAGGCTTGAGGCCTGACGCCTGAGCCTGACGCCTGCGGCCTGCAGGGAGCGCGCATGCGCAGGAGCGGGTAGTCGGCTGCtccgggagggaggggggagctggggggcggggggagggcgggggggctCACCTCCACTTCCGGCCCAGCCCGCGGCCGCTCCAGAGCCGCGCGGTGGCGGCTCCGACACGTGTTGTTGGCTTTGGATACCCAGATCGCAGGTATGTCGTGCGGTGCTTTCCCGGCGCGCGTTTCTTGCCGTCCATTTGGAAGTTAGGCTGGTGGCTGCACTGTGGAGTGGCGGCGTCTGCAAGACTCTACCTCTAGCTCGACGTGAAAGACGGGACCTTCACCCGGCTCTTCAAGGCGCTTGCACTTGCGCTTGCCCTTCTCTTTAGGGCCCCTGTTGTGCCACGATGCAGCAGGCTTTAGAACGAGCTCTGGACCGTGCGGAGTATGTCATTGCCAGTGCCCAGCAGAGGCCTCCTAAAAGGAAAGGCTCAGCGAGTGGGGGAGCATCTCTGGATGAAAAACTTTATGACCTATATGTGGAAGAATGCGGGAAAGAGCCTGAGGCTACGGAGGAATTAAGAAGCAACGTGAACTTGTTGGAGAAGCTCCTGAGGAGAGAGTCGTTGCCGTGCTTAGTGGTCAACCTATACCCAGGAAAGGAGGGATATTCGCTGATGCTCGAGGGCGAAAATGGATCCTATTCGGAGACCATTCGACTGCCTTATGAAGAAGGGGAGTTGCTCGAATACTTGGATGCTGAACAATTACCTCCTGCTCTGGTGGATCTCCTGGAAAAATCTCAGGTTAACTTTTTTCACTCTGGGTGTGTCATAGCCCAGGTACGGGACTACAGGCAGTGCAGTCGGGAACCTCCCGGCTACGCGAGCAGGCATGTTCTCCTGCGGCCAACGATGCAGACGTTAGCCTGCGACGTGCAGTCCATGAGCAGCGATGACCAGACCTGGACCCAGGAAGACAGGCTTTTGCTGGAGAGCCAGCTGATCTTAGCTACGGCCGAACCGCTGTGTCTTGATCCTTCTGTATCAGTAGCCTGCACTGCAAACAGGCTGCTCTATAACAAGCAAAAGATGAACACTGGCCCCATGAAAAGGAGCTTCAAGAGGTATTCTGCACCCTCCCTGAACCGGCAGCAGGAGCTGTCTCATCGTCCACCTCCTCCTGAGCTGAGAGTATGGGCCTCTtgcaagaaaagcagagaaaggcaAGCAGGTCCGCAGCACGACCTCAAAATTTCTAAAGCGGGGAACTGCGTCGATATGTGGAAACAGAGACCCTGTGACTTGGCCGTACCTTCTGGAGTGGACGTGCAGAAATACGCCAGAGGGAAGAAGTCCGCCAGATACGATGGCTCGCCACCGACGGCCTGGCCAGCCCACAAGGTAGAAGGTGATTCCGTATTGGGCTATGAAGCTGGCGGCGAGTCTCAGACAGCGCAGCTGACTTCCATGCAGCCGCCGGATGACCCACCTTTGTCTGGAAGAAGAAGGCCCTGCAAAGAAGCCAGACGTGAGGGACAGGGGTCTCCTCCGCACTCCTCCACAGACGACCATCCAGACAGTGTCCGGCCTGGCTCAAAGACGGATGCTGGGACGGAAGCCATTCGGTCAGCTGTCTTGGTCCAGCGCAAGGCCAAGTGTCCCGCCGCCGCGTCACACGGCTCCAGTGGCTCAGCCAGCCTCAGCCAGCCGCCTCCCGGGAAAGAAACAGCACAGCCTGAGACGGTGTCGGTTTGGTCTTCAGTCCTGGGGAAGGGAGTCAGCCATCCACCTCTACGCTTCAGACTTTCCTGGAGCTCAGGAGGGACTCGGTCAGGCAACAGTTTCACCCCAGTGGAGGCAAGCGGCTTCTTTAAATCTccagctcctgctcctgctcctgctcctgctcctgctcctgctcctgctcctgctcctcagCCCCCGAGTCTTTCCCAGAATTCGTCTGTGGACGTGAATCGAGTGAGCATGTTTCCCGCAGCCGCCCTGTCCAGCAGCAGCTCGCCACAAGGAACCCTGGCCCCCCCGGTCACGGCCAACTCCCAGCAGTCCTCTGCGGGAGCGACTCGAGGTAGCCCGCTTCCTGCGGCCACACCGTCCACCGCCGGCTCATCACAGACAACCCTGGCCCCCCCGGTCACAGCCAACTCCCAGCAATCCCCTGTGAGAGTGATTCGAGTTAGCCCGCTTCCTGCAGCCACACCGTCCACCGCCGGCTCATCACAGACAACCCTGGCCCCCCGGGTCACGGCCAGCTCCCAGAAGCCCTCTGCGAAACAGGTGACTCAAGTTAGCATGCTTCCCGCGGCCACCCTCTCCACTGCCGGCTCATCACAGACAACCCTGGCCCCCCCGGTCACGGCCAGCTCCCAGAAACCCTCTGCGAAACAGGTGACTCAAGTTAGCATACTTCCTGCGGCCACCCTCTCCACTACCGGCTCATCACTGACAACCCTGGCCCCCCCGGTCACGGCCAACTCCCAGCAATCCCCTGTCAGAGTGATTCGAGTTAGCATGCTTCCTGCAGCCACACCGTCCACTGCCGGCTCGTCACAGACAGCCCTGGCCCCCCCGGTCACGGCCAGCTCCCAGAAGCCCTCTGCGAAACAGGTGACTCAAGTTAGCATGCTTCCCGCGGCCACCCTCTCCACTACCGGCTCGTCACAGACAGCCCTGGCCCCCCCGGTCACGGCCAGCTCCCAGAAGCCCTCTTCGAAACAGGTGACTCAAGTTAGCATGCTTCCCGCGGCCACCCTACCCACTACCGGCTCATCACAAAGAAGCCTGGCCACCCAGGTCACGGCCTGCTCCCCTGGCCTCAACATCATCCAGCTGGCGGGCCCGGTCTGTGGAGCCCAGGCTTTGGCGAGGGGTTCCAGCCCCGGGCAGGGCTCTACCGCTGGGGCCACAGATCCTGCGGGAATCCAGCCCGGCAGCCTGCCCTCGGGAGCTCGGCCACCAAATGCAGTGCGCACTGCAGCACAGGCTGCGTCTCCAGTCCGcgttcagttttttttaaaaaatgcttcaggCCTCAAGCCGGTGACTCTGCTGGAGCTTCCGCAAGGTTCGCCCCCTTTGAACGCCCAGCAGCAGCCAGAGCAGCGGCTCTATCAGTTGATTCCACAGGAACAACTTCAGCAAGCCTCCGCTTCTGGTCCTTGGCAGCCAGTGCCACGGGGTCCTGGTGCCCGAGGCCCAGCCCCTCCAGACACGGCCTCACCTGCTCAGCAAGCCGTTGTCCTGAACCGCCTgggacggggacggggacggggacagggacaggggagtTTGCTGCAGCCCCAGGCAGCTGTGTTGTCTCTGCTTGGCTGTGCTGCAGAGAACCAGGGAAGAGCCGGGCCGAGCGGCCCTCGGCACACGCTGCAGCTGTCCCCTGCCTCGCAGCCGTGGCCACAGCAGCAGGCGCAACAGCACAGAATCTTGCAGCACCCGGTGGCCGTGACAACAGTAGCCACCCAGACGGCTCAGCCTTCTTGGGACCAGCGGGCCGCAAGCCAGTCCGAAGGTAAAAGGAACAGAGGCCCGCCTTCCCCTCCCAGATCCTGAGTCTCgcttatttcctctctttttaaaaacaccagaGCGTCGGCCCAGGTGAACTCCGAGGTTTTCCTtcgtttggggttttttggtttttgcttttttaatgtgtCAGCAGCATCTTACCTTTAGATGTACGAACTCTGTACAGAAGCACAACCTCGTGAGTTTTGCACAGAAACAAGGCAGTGATTTAAGAAACTGGGATCGTTTTGCTGAAAGTGATCGAAGTGCCCGGTTCAGTAGTGCTCAGTACGTTCACACTGCTGCGCAGCACGTCTCTAGAATTGCTTTCATCCTGCAGAAGCGACGCTCTTGTCCCCGTCAAGCAccagctccccatttccctctcccccagcccaggcATGCACGCTATCATTTTCTGTGTCCGCGAGTGTGACTGCTTTAGAGCCTTCGGATAAAGTGCACTCGTGGAACAGGAggtgtccttctgtgactggcttacttcacttagcgtaacGTCGTCACCGTCAAGGCTCACCCTTGACGCGTTGTAGCGTGGACGGGAAGGCCATAGgtttttatggggcgcctggatggctcagtcggttaagggtctggcttcagctcaggtcatgatctcgcgatttgtgagttcgagccccgcattgggctctgtgctgagagctcggagcccggagcctgcttcagattctgtgtctccctctgtctctgcccctcccctgctcatgctcccccccccccccgcccccatctctctgtctctctctcaaaaaatgagcgaacgttaaaaaaaaattttaatggtgtCACTGCACATAATCGGTACTGAACTGACCTATTAATGTTTAtctgttcttgagagagagagaatgcacgagtggggggagagtccgagagagagggagacacagaatccgaagcaggctccaggccctgagcggtcagcacaaagcccgacggcggggcttgaacccccaaactgtgaggtcatgacctgagccgaagtcgggtgcttaaccaactgagccacccacttcAGCCGCCCCTGAAGTGACCTGTTAAATAGGAGAAACACCTTTCAGAAGAACGTCGTTTGGTGTGTGTCAAAAAGGTTCGCGTGCAGCGTATTAAATGCAATCCTTACGAATTAGTTTTGAAAGAAACTGTGAAAACTACCAAAAGATGATGCTTGTCAGGCTCATATGGAGGATGTGGGAGCCCTCCCAACGTGCAGAGTGGCTCAGGGGCGCCCGTGTTGGGGGCGGTCCACAGGCTGAGCTCAGCCCTTCTCCTCCAGGTACAATCACTGGGCCTGAAAAGGCACTTGTGGGAGGTCTTTGCTTTCTCCCTATCAAATCATTTGCTTGTTTTAGAACTCCAGGTTATTTGCAGAAATTGAACAgctaaacatttgaaaatgagttttctttgtttgcttttcaagCGTTTGCTACCTTGGTCACTTCTGACGTGGAatccccccccccggccccccacccatTCCTGCCTGTCCCCTCCCGGTGATCATCACTTGTTCGGCAGCCCCTGCTCCCTCGTGTCTGTTCCTTCTGTCTTGTGTCAGTGGGGCTCAGCAGATCCCCGAAGTTCGTTCTCTTTcgcctttctttttattgaggtgtaattcacAGAAGCGACAAGGAACCATTTTAAAGTTACGGCCGCGTGGCATTGAATGCCTTCACGTTGCCGTGCGACCACCTCTTCTATTTCCAAAACGTTTTCATCACCCCTGAGAAATCTCTGTAGCCACTAGCACGGGGGTcccgtcctcccctcccccagccccggaaacaccaatctgctttctggtCTGTGGACTTTCCTGTTCTAGATGCTTGCCAATGATGGAGTCAAATGGTATGTGACCTTTTTTGTCTGGCCTCGTTCACTTGGCCTAGTGTTCAAGGTTCCTCTTCGGTGTGACACGGATCGGGCTTCGTCCATtctttcatggctgaataatagtccctTGTCAGCACAGACCGCATTTAGCTCCTCCgttatccactgatggacacgGAGGTTGCTTCCAGCCTTTGGGCGTTGTGAACGGTGTTGCCAGGATCATTGGCGTTTGAGAGCTTCGTCTGTTTTGTTCCCTTGCCATTTCCAAAGGGCAACCTGTCcacataaaatttgttttctacGTACACACGCATGTGTCCCTGCCTCTTGCcctaagaaagaagggaaatgtgGCCTGGCAGTTCCAAAAGAGATGAGTGACAAGGCGGGTAACCGGTGGGTGACTCCCACGTGATCGACCCGGCTGTACTAATGTGCTACGGATCCTGGCGAGGGAGGATTTTGGCCAACTTCAAGCAAACAAGTCAGATGTGCCACGTGAGTGACAGGGAGCCCACGAGAGCTTTGTGTAACCCATCGTGGACATCTTTGGGTGTGGTGGCTGCGCTTTGAAGAAGTGAACTTGCTCAGGAGAGTGTGTGCTAGGCCTTGGGAACCAGCTAGACACCCGTGCTCAGAATCTCACCTGATTCGATGTACTTGTTTCCTTTTGCCCTCTATCTGGCCCTTTTTGTAGTGGTGACCCTTGAACCGTGTGGGGGTTAGGGGCGCCGATTCCCCACGAagtcaaaaatctgtgtgtaGCTTTTGCGTAACCAAAAACTTAATccctaatagcctactgttgaccaaacACCTTACCGATCACTTAAACAGTCGAGTAATATATTTTGTACGTTATATGCGTTACAGactgtattcttagaataaagtaaGTAGAAAAAATCAAATGTTAAGGCAAttattaggaagagaaaatattgtgTGGCATGTATCAAgtaaaatctgcatataagtgggcCCATAcattcaaacccgtgttgttcaaggttGAACATTTTGCAGGGAGACACCAACTGAACTTGTGCTTGAGCAATGTGATGCTCCCCTCCTGGACAAGCAAATAAATTCAGCTTTGTGTCAAATCACCATTTGGTGGCCTTTATTTCCTTGTAAAGATCCTTCCGTAGGCTGCAACTTCAGCCAGGTTCCCTTTTGAGGATATTAACTGGCTGTGTGTTGTGAAGGACCTTTACATTGATTTGAGTATCTTGAGAGCTTGGAGGCTCTTCCCTCCCCAGGTCAAATTCATCATCTTAGTCTGAAATTAGGTCACGCAGGTTCTGTCTTTATGAGGTCAGGGCCCATCACAGGCCATGGTTGTGTGAAAGTTGGTGGCCTCAGAATGCACAGGGAGCAGAGAAGATGACACAGGAGATGGTCATCCAGGAAAATCCAGGTGAGGCTAGTATAGCAGGACATGTCTGGCAGTTGGGGCCTCTGTCACAGGAAGAACTTTGGCAACAGATTCTATTTTTTGAGGCTCTCTGCAAGTGCAGGGAGGAGTCTGGTTAGGTCACCGCTGTCCAGTAGAAGTATAATTTGGGCCtgatatataatttgaaattttctagtagtcacattttaatatgtaaacaGGAGAAATTGCccttaataattaattttacttgATAGATGGAAAAGGTTATCATTTCTACATGTAATTAATAATATacttaatgagatattttacattgtttcatttttactaAATCTTCAAAATCCAGACAGTTAAAGCCTTTCTCAAGTCAGATGCTAGATTTTCACCAAAAATACTTGATCTGTACTTAGATTCTACGGTTGAAAATGTAGATTCACCTTCCAAATATACTTAGAAGTTTTCCAATAATTGGGTCAAGGACcagttattaaatttaaattagtaaaaaaaaaatacttcctcaGTCTCACTAGCCACGTTTCACGTGGTCAGTTGCCACATCTACCTATGGTGCCAATTTGGTAGGgcagttctaaatttttttttttaccgtttatttatttttgagacagagagagacagagcatgaacgggggagggtcagagagagggagacacagcatgtgaaacaggctccaggctctgagcagtcagcacagagcccgacgcggggctcgaactcacggacgctcaaccgactgagccacccaggcgcccgggtaGGGCAGTTCTAGAGGGACAAACAGCAGAGCAGATCGTAGAGACTAAGCCTCAGGCATGAACTGGCACCAGTGCTGGAGAAGAGGCAGGAACCAACCATCGGAGCACATGGTTGGAGGGGGGTGACCATTGCTGACTGTGTGTTCCGCCAGAGCTCCCAGAAACGCTCAGGGCTTCTGGTCACCTGGACCTGGAGCCGCGGGGAGAGAACAAGCGACCCCAGCCCTGGGGCAGGGCGGGGTAGCAGAGACCCGGAAAACGGGTCAGCTCTTTCCCAGGGTCTGCCCTGCCAGATTCAAAATGCTAATGAAGGGGGCTGAAACCCTCCCAGCAGTTTATACTCACCCATCCCACCTCTGCCCCTAGAGATCTTGGAACCTTTGGGAATTCGAGGCAGGAGACCCACCCCCTGCTGTTTCACTCTTCTTCCCTGTCCATTTTCTTGATCTCTTGCTCTTCAGCATGGATGAAGTCAGAGCAACCATGACTTGGTAATTGTGGGAGCTGGGGTGATGGGTACATGGAGGCTCACCATATTATTCTCACTACTTtggcatatatttgttttttttaaactttttttttttaacatttatttatttttgagagacagagcgcaagcaggggtggggctgaaagagggagatacagaatcggaggcaggctccaggctcggagctgtcagcacagagccccgagatcatgagatcatgacctgagccgaagtcgaaagcttaaccgtctgagccactcaggcgcccctactttggCATATGTTTGTGATTGGCTATATATATCCATTTGAACAGTCAAGTTCCTGATGTTCCCACAACCCCATTACACACCTTGCCCCATCCCAACCCTCGTCTTGTGCCAAAGTCCTGCCAGGCCTGGCCCTCGGCttgcccttccttctt
The window above is part of the Panthera tigris isolate Pti1 chromosome X, P.tigris_Pti1_mat1.1, whole genome shotgun sequence genome. Proteins encoded here:
- the LOC102964465 gene encoding transcription factor SPT20 homolog → MQQALERALDRAEYVIASAQQRPPKRKGSASGGASLDEKLYDLYVEECGKEPEATEELRSNVNLLEKLLRRESLPCLVVNLYPGKEGYSLMLEGENGSYSETIRLPYEEGELLEYLDAEQLPPALVDLLEKSQVNFFHSGCVIAQVRDYRQCSREPPGYASRHVLLRPTMQTLACDVQSMSSDDQTWTQEDRLLLESQLILATAEPLCLDPSVSVACTANRLLYNKQKMNTGPMKRSFKRYSAPSLNRQQELSHRPPPPELRVWASCKKSRERQAGPQHDLKISKAGNCVDMWKQRPCDLAVPSGVDVQKYARGKKSARYDGSPPTAWPAHKVEGDSVLGYEAGGESQTAQLTSMQPPDDPPLSGRRRPCKEARREGQGSPPHSSTDDHPDSVRPGSKTDAGTEAIRSAVLVQRKAKCPAAASHGSSGSASLSQPPPGKETAQPETVSVWSSVLGKGVSHPPLRFRLSWSSGGTRSGNSFTPVEASGFFKSPAPAPAPAPAPAPAPAPAPQPPSLSQNSSVDVNRVSMFPAAALSSSSSPQGTLAPPVTANSQQSSAGATRGSPLPAATPSTAGSSQTTLAPPVTANSQQSPVRVIRVSPLPAATPSTAGSSQTTLAPRVTASSQKPSAKQVTQVSMLPAATLSTAGSSQTTLAPPVTASSQKPSAKQVTQVSILPAATLSTTGSSLTTLAPPVTANSQQSPVRVIRVSMLPAATPSTAGSSQTALAPPVTASSQKPSAKQVTQVSMLPAATLSTTGSSQTALAPPVTASSQKPSSKQVTQVSMLPAATLPTTGSSQRSLATQVTACSPGLNIIQLAGPVCGAQALARGSSPGQGSTAGATDPAGIQPGSLPSGARPPNAVRTAAQAASPVRVQFFLKNASGLKPVTLLELPQGSPPLNAQQQPEQRLYQLIPQEQLQQASASGPWQPVPRGPGARGPAPPDTASPAQQAVVLNRLGRGRGRGQGQGSLLQPQAAVLSLLGCAAENQGRAGPSGPRHTLQLSPASQPWPQQQAQQHRILQHPVAVTTVATQTAQPSWDQRAASQSEGKRNRGPPSPPRS